The Impatiens glandulifera chromosome 3, dImpGla2.1, whole genome shotgun sequence genome contains a region encoding:
- the LOC124928750 gene encoding histone H3.3 → MARTKQTARKSTGGKAPRKQLATKAARKSAPTTGGVKKPHRYRPGTVALREIRKYQKSTELLIRKLPFQRLVREIAQDFKTDLRFQSHAVLALQEAAEAYLVGLFEDTNLCAIHAKRVTIMPKDIQLARRIRGERA, encoded by the exons ATGGCTCGTACCAAGCAAACTGCTCGTAAGTCAACTGGAGGAAAGGCTCCAAGGAAGCAACTCGCTACCAAG GCTGCCCGTAAGTCTGCCCCAACTACTGGTGGTGTCAAGAAGCCACACAGATACCGTCCTGGTACTGTTGCCTTGCG TGAAATCCGTAAGTACCAGAAGAGTACTGAACTTCTGATCAGGAAACTTCCATTCCAAAGGCTTGTTCGTGAAATTGCCCAGGATTTCAAG ACTGATCTGCGTTTCCAGAGTCATGCAGTTTTGGCTCTTCAAGAAGCAGCAGAGGCATACCTTGTGGGTCTATTTGAGGACACCAATTTGTGCGCAATTCATGCTAAACGTGTTACCATTATGCCCAAGGACATTCAGCTGGCTAGGAGGATCAGGGGCGAGCGTGcttaa
- the LOC124932015 gene encoding WEB family protein At4g27595, chloroplastic, translated as MMRSKSRFGSGRSHQSVFSRTFSASKICRRDTLLTQIDSNALKPVDRDDPSKIHRSSSLRGHSARMQQLPEEEDDDEERKEERQLSPKKIGEMRAEMNAMKQSIEVSEREMRMKEDDIKSMKNDLQKAKAEFEMILAERNNELNRFKESEARAMNLISEKEIAAKNLTDELERVKQSEAKTMETIVFQMKLLEETKTELEESRYEIASLTDKLERNLPVRSIINDEDNRTNYDDIVSMKQSIESLQAELQQARDEEMAALEKAKQIHSLRNELKSAIEAEERSKKAMDDLAMALKEVATESNQTKEKLSLTGLQLEQVKAEAEQFKKLLRNNDDKYKKQLDDSKKEIDFQKNVIRRLRLEAEESHLAWNDKEMGFVICIKNVEDEKSLLQEETSRVAESLKANETTIKTLREENHKLRDILKQGLKEANVAKEEAAIAKEECSTLKECLAEKDESLDIITLENERLRINEAAGKETIKELKQLLSSATAAVLPKKPPEDEKCAAAAEEDNVKKRFKTFSFDVSELKRGTSEFDEDDFMECDKVFGVAEEDDPARAEALKGSIFDTELDSPNSPHTPVHRRMSSQFMDTAEGDLHSDQDTAEQLESDHDTDNSEGRHSPRKRRALLQRFTDLIRMRKGGGGGGGGGGGGAGISGGSSHSHSHKKEVFVE; from the exons ATGATGCGTTCAAAATCCAG ATTCGGTTCTGGAAGGAGCCATCAATCTGTATTTTCCAGGACTTTTTCTGCATCCAAGATTTGTAGAAGAGATACATTATTAACGCAGATTGACTCAAACGCACTTAAACCTGTTGACCGAGACGATCCTTCTAAGATCCATCGTTCTTCGTCTCTT AGAGGACATTCTGCAAGGATGCAGCAGTTACCGGAGgaagaggatgatgatgaagagCGGAAGGAGGAAAGACAATTGTCTCCTAAGAAAATTGGAGAGATGAGAGCGGAGATGAATGCGATGAAACAATCGATTGAGGTTTCCGAAAGAGAAATGAGAATGAAAGAGGATGATATAAAGTCAATGAAAAACGATCTTCAGAAGGCGAAAGCAGAATTTGAGATGATCTTAGCGGAGAGGAATAATGAACTGAACAGATTCAAGGAATCCGAGGCTCGTGCTATGAACTTGATATCGGAAAAAGAGATCGCAGCTAAGAACCTCACCGATGAACTGGAGAGAGTGAAGCAATCAGAGGCGAAAACGATGGAAACAATTGTTTTTCAAATGAAACTGTTAGAGGAAACGAAGACGGAGCTAGAAGAATCCAGGTACGAAATCGCTTCTCTTACGGACAAATTAGAAAGAAACTTACCAGTCCGATCCATTATCAACGATGAAGATAACCGCACAAACTACGACGATATCGTTTCAATGAAACAATCAATCGAGAGTTTACAGGCCGAGCTTCAACAAGCAAGAGATGAAGAAATGGCTGCATTAGAAAAAGCAAAACAAATCCATTCACTGAGAAACGAGCTGAAATCTGCAATAGAAGCAGAAGAAAGGAGTAAGAAAGCAATGGATGATTTAGCCATGGCGTTAAAAGAAGTCGCTACGGAATCAAATCAAACCAAGGAGAAACTTTCATTGACAGGATTACAGCTTGAACAAGTGAAAGCCGAAGCAGAACAATTCAAGAAATTGTTAAGAAACAACGATGATAAATACAAGAAGCAATTAGACGATTCGAAGAAAGAAATCGATTTCCAGAAAAACGTAATCAGAAGATTGAGATTAGAAGCTGAAGAATCCCATCTAGCATGGAACGATAAAGAAATGGGGTTCGTCATCTGTATCAAGAACGTAGAAGATGAAAAGAGTCTACTTCAAGAAGAAACATCCAGAGTTGCAGAATCTCTCAAAGCAAATGAAACCACCATTAAAACCCTACGAGAAGAGAATCATAAACTGAGAGATATCCTGAAACAGGGTCTGAAAGAAGCTAATGTAGCTAAAGAAGAAGCCGCCATTGCTAAAGAAGAATGCTCAACGCTGAAGGAATGTTTAGCCGAGAAAGACGAATCATTAGACATAATCACTCTTGAAAACGAACGGCTTAGAATCAACGAAGCGGCAGGTAAGGAAACGATAAAGGAATTAAAGCAATTGCTTTCTTCCGCCACCGCCGCGGTTCTTCCTAAGAAGCCGCCGGAGGATGAGAAATgtgcggcggcggcggaggagGATAACGTGAAGAAGAGATTCAAAACGTTTAGTTTCGACGTGAGTGAGTTGAAAAGAGGGACGAGTGAATTCGATGAAGATGATTTTATGGAATGTGATAAAGTATTTGGTGTGGCTGAGGAAGATGATCCAGCGAGAGCAGAGGCGTTGAAAGGTTCGATATTTGATACGGAATTGGATTCTCCGAATTCGCCACATACGCCGGTTCATAGAAGGATGTCGTCGCAGTTTATGGATACGGCGGAGGGAGATTTGCATTCTGATCAAGATACTGCTGAACAGTTGGAGTCTGATCATGATACGGATAACAGTGAAGGACGGCATTCGCCGAGGAAGAGGAGAGCTTTGTTGCAGAGGTTTACTGATCTTATAAGGATGAGAAAAggtggcggcggcggcggcggtggtggtggtggtggtgctGGAATTAGTGGTGGCTCATCCCATTCTCATTCACATAAAAAGGAAGTATTTGTTGAATAG
- the LOC124932672 gene encoding protein HESO1-like, with protein sequence MVIKDKDLRKKAKLLEKKRLQKYKISAEQLLVLEELLGYIYVNGQPKASDYYNRKDLVRIFNEISKEIYGKLGEIPVVVGFGSFLMDIFTAKSDLDLSVNFSDGTSDFPLESRIQVLRKFAKKFYALQRKGHVTGVQPILSAKVPILKVADYGTGIECDISVENRDGVLKSQIVRMVSSIDERFQRLSFLMKTWAKAHDINSSKDRTLNSLSIISLVAFHLQTCKPPILPPFSVVFKDGANPVDVEKIVKSLHGYGKENKESLGELFVNLLVKLASVENLWRKGLCASSYQGYWIRKTWDSKISHMSVEDFTDRSENVSRAVGEPQLKKIYKCIHLSLEHISSYTVGKIDKTKLKELLFVLSKPDVASNKPMSKYNKKRKAEAGRLNDMKRAKLVCRGGGGEGWESSTTETKKGGWDAVGPNNECNMKVVVLGNGWGSWGGISSKGWGSWGMTKC encoded by the exons ATGGTAATCAAGGACAAAG ACTTGCGCAAAAAGGCTAAACTGCTTGAGAAGAAGAGATTGCAGAAATACAAAATCAGTGCTGAACAGTTACTTGTACTTGAGGAACTACTAggatatatttatgttaatggTCAGCCAAAGGCAAGTGATTATTACAATAGAAAAGATCTGGTGCGGATTTTCAATGAGATATCAAAGGAAATTTATG GGAAGCTGGGTGAGATACCGGTTGTTGTCGGTTTTGGCTCATTCTTAATGGACATCTTCACTGCTAAAAGTGATCTTGATTTATCTGTCAATTTCAGTGACGGCACTTCTGATTTTCCTTTGGAGAGCAGGATTCAAGTTCTTCGAAAGTTTGCAAAGAAGTTTTATGCACTTCAAa GGAAAGGTCATGTTACTGGGGTGCAGCCAATCTTGAGTGCCAAGGTACCTATTTTAAAAGTTGCTGACTATGGAACTGGCATTGAATGCGATATATCAGTCGAGAACAGAGATGGAGTTCTTAAATCTCAGATTGTTCGCATGGTTTCTTCCATCGATGAAAGATTCCAGAGGCTAAGTTTCTTG aTGAAAACTTGGGCAAAGGCACATGATATAAACAGCTCAAAAGATCGTACTCTGAACTCCTTATCCATAATATCATTGGTTGCATTTCATTTGCAG ACTTGCAAGCCTCCTATATTGCCTCCTTTTTCGGTGGTGTTTAAAG ATGGAGCTAATCCAGTGGATGTGGAGAAAATAGTCAAAAGCTTACATGGCTATGGGAAGGAGAATAAAGAATCCCTTGGTGAGCTTTTTGTAAATCTATTAGTGAAG CTAGCATCAGTGGAGAATCTGTGGCGCAAAGGTTTATGTGCGAGCTCATACCAAGGATACTGGATACGCAAAACATGGGATTCCAAAATTAGCCATATGAGT GTAGAGGATTTCACCGATCGATCTGAAAACGTATCTAGGGCAGTGGGAGAACCTCAGCTAAAGAAGATATACAAATGCATCCACCTCTCTCTTGAGCACATTTCATCTTACACTGTTGGTAAGATTGACAAGACAAAGCTGAAGGaattattgtttgttttgtcGAAACCTGATGTAGCTTCAAACAAACCTATGTCAAAATACAATAAGAAAAGGAAAGCGGAAGCAGGTCGTCTCAACGATATGAAAAGAGCAAAGTTGGTTTGTCGAGGAGGAGGAGGTGAAGGATGGGAATCGTCGACAACAGAAACGAAAAAAGGAGGCTGGGATGCGGTTGGTCCGAACAACGAATGTAATATGAAAGTAGTGGTGCTGGGAAACGGTTGGGGCTCTTGGGGTGGTATTTCTTCAAAGGGTTGGGGCTCTTGGGGTATGACCAAATGCTGA
- the LOC124929519 gene encoding BTB/POZ domain-containing protein At2g13690, translating into MDNATSRNPHHLRRNRPRHRSWCCSFTVPPHSPENQAISRPKPANKPETPSKYAASFPNSPQSTKLGLVGRIDPRRILSPGRVSPIDSQTDLDDALHEAVISEPPRVSAANLPSRSNSLRRLPPKEAASASKSGLKDDDNGCLGAFDVRLNLKGKTGGSLVLELSSEVLSENSSVFADLIADHRRKRSSSSSRNLCRIEVPDVDNLNVFRETIELMFEEDITRRLLKIGVYRSIDILEVSSGIMFTKGVSSCLKYLEAVPWTEEEEEKLRSLFSRSIFDDTTTSDILARLYPMDPSTQQQDLATQLVWSITTCNDTNAKNELKSLVKGLFSKSSVYEKDNQDINRENLYNITRSCLTSLVDLLLTNYEDKQQPLVQRISKQVDNINWVVEIMLDRQMAEEFVDIWKDQAELLKMHETASPMVRYELSRVSAMLFIALGTRKLQCRSEARLGLFQAWFGPMLSDFGWLQRCRKGLDVRALEDAMGQTLLTLPLKEQYILFMEWFRFFSKHGTECPNLGKAFQIWWRRSFLRGSESHAIESR; encoded by the exons ATGGACAACGCCACTAGCCGGAATCCTCATCACCTCCGGAGAAATCGGCCTCGCCACCGGTCGTGGTGCTGTTCTTTCACTGTTCCGCCTCACAGTCCTGAAAATCAAGCTATATCCCGTCCTAAGCCTGCTAACAAACCTGAAACACCTTCCAAGTACGCTGCTTCTTTTCCTAATTCTCCTCAGAGCACCAAGCTTGGATTGGTCGGACGGATCGATCCTCGCCGTATCTTATCCCCTGGTCGAGTCTCACCTATCGATTCTCAGACCGATTTGGACGATGCCCTGCACGAAGCTGTTATTTCAGAGCCTCCGCGCGTTTCTGCAGCAAATCTCCCTTCTAGATCGAATTCTTTGAGGAGATTACCACCAAAGGAAGCAGCATCTGCTTCTAAAAGTGGATTGAAGGATGATGATAATGGTTGTTTGGGAGCTTTTGATGTGCGTTTGAATCTGAAGGGGAAGACTGGAGGTTCTCTAGTTCTTGAACTGAGTTCAGAAGTTTTGAGTGAAAACAGTTCGGTTTTTGCTGATCTAATTGCAGATCATCGAAGAAAACGCTCCAGCAGTTCGTCTAGGAATTTATGTAGGATTGAAGTTCCAGACGTGGATAACCTAAATGTGTTTCGAGAGACAATTGAGCTGATGTTTGAAGAAGATATCACTAGACGGCTATTGAAGATTGGGGTTTATCGATCCATTGATATACTTGAg GTCTCATCAGGCATCATGTTTACAAAAGGTGTTTCATCGTGTTTAAAATATCTCGAGGCAGTTCCATGgacagaggaagaagaggagaagCTAAGATCCCTATTTAGTAGGTCCATATTTGATGATACAACAACCAGTGATATCTTAGCCAGACTCTACCCAATGGATCCATCGACCCAACAACAAGATTTAGCCACACAATTGGTTTGGTCAATCACAACTTGTAACGATACTAATGCTAAGAACGAACTGAAATCGTTGGTCAAAGGTCTCTTCTCTAAAAGTTCAGTATACGAGAAGGACAATCAAGATATCAACAGAGAAAACCTATATAACATCACTCGATCTTGTCTTACTTCACTAGTTGATTTGTTACTCACTAATTACGAGGATAAACAACAACCGCTAGTGCAGAGGATCTCCAAGCAGGTAGATAATATCAACTGGGTCGTAGAGATTATGCTTGATCGACAGATGGCGGAGGAATTTGTTGATATCTGGAAAGATCAAGCTGAATTACTGAAAATGCATGAAACTGCTTCTCCTATGGTTCGGTATGAGCTGAGTCGGGTTTCTGCAATGTTGTTCATTGCTTTAGGGACACGAAAGCTGCAGTGCAGGTCGGAGGCTCGGCTCGGATTGTTTCAGGCTTGGTTTGGTCCGATGCTGTCAGATTTCGGTTGGCTTCAGAGGTGTAGAAAGGGGCTAGATGTTAGAGCATTGGAGGATGCGATGGGGCAGACACTTCTTACTCTTCCTTTAAAAGAACAGTATATTCTGTTCATGGAATGGTTCAGATTTTTCTCAAAGCATGGTACTGAGTGCCCTAATCTAGGAAAAGCTTTTCAGATATGGTGGCGAAGATCTTTCCTTAGAGGGTCTGAATCTCATGCAATAGAAAGTCGCTGA